A single genomic interval of Arthrobacter sp. NicSoilB8 harbors:
- the rplR gene encoding 50S ribosomal protein L18 codes for MAIAINKKRTNKSKSAQRSRRQLRIRKRISGTAVRPRLVVNRSARHIFVQVVDDTKGLTVASASTLEADLRAFDGDKTAKAKRVGELVAERAKAAGIEAVVFDRGGNKYHGRIAAVADGAREGGLAL; via the coding sequence ATGGCGATCGCAATTAACAAGAAGCGTACGAACAAGAGCAAGTCTGCCCAGCGCAGCCGCCGCCAGCTTCGTATCCGCAAGCGCATCTCCGGTACGGCTGTACGCCCGCGTCTGGTCGTCAACCGCTCCGCACGTCACATCTTCGTCCAGGTTGTCGATGACACCAAGGGCCTGACCGTGGCAAGTGCCTCCACGTTGGAAGCTGACCTTCGTGCGTTCGACGGTGACAAGACCGCCAAGGCCAAGCGCGTTGGCGAACTGGTCGCCGAGCGTGCCAAGGCTGCCGGTATCGAAGCTGTTGTCTTCGACCGCGGTGGTAACAAGTACCACGGCCGGATCGCCGCCGTCGCTGACGGCGCACGTGAAGGTGGGCTGGCACTGTGA